One window from the genome of Sphaerotilus microaerophilus encodes:
- a CDS encoding type II toxin-antitoxin system HicA family toxin, producing the protein MSKHHATLIRALFHDPPAHNLHWRDIEALLRHVGAEMEPITGNRVRVTLNGMEDVLHRPHGNEVDRHSVQHIRAFLGRSGVTPAAYEGVGEGGS; encoded by the coding sequence ATGAGCAAGCACCACGCCACCCTGATCCGGGCGCTCTTCCATGATCCGCCCGCGCACAACCTGCACTGGCGCGACATCGAAGCCCTGCTGCGCCACGTTGGCGCCGAGATGGAGCCGATCACCGGCAACCGCGTGCGCGTCACGCTCAATGGCATGGAAGACGTGCTGCACCGCCCCCACGGCAACGAGGTAGACCGGCACTCCGTGCAGCACATCCGGGCCTTCCTCGGCCGCTCGGGCGTGACGCCGGCGGCGTATGAGGGGGTGGGGGAAGGCGGCAGCTGA
- a CDS encoding antibiotic biosynthesis monooxygenase family protein, with translation MYTATFTFAPGEYDDEFHRLDAAIAALAKSLPGYLGEEAWENPATGLVSNVYYWATREALQALIDHPDHLAAKRAQARWLKGYQVVIAEVLASYGDGGIAHPLAGRPVSSTTVSRAAVG, from the coding sequence ATGTACACCGCCACCTTCACCTTCGCCCCGGGCGAGTATGACGACGAGTTCCACCGGCTCGATGCGGCCATTGCCGCGCTGGCGAAGTCGCTGCCCGGCTACCTGGGCGAGGAGGCCTGGGAGAACCCGGCCACCGGGCTGGTCTCGAACGTCTACTACTGGGCGACCCGCGAGGCGCTGCAGGCGCTGATCGACCACCCGGACCACCTGGCGGCCAAGCGGGCGCAGGCGCGCTGGCTGAAGGGCTACCAGGTCGTGATCGCCGAAGTGCTGGCCAGCTACGGCGACGGCGGCATCGCGCACCCGCTGGCGGGGCGGCCGGTCAGCAGCACCACGGTCAGCCGCGCCGCGGTCGGCTGA
- a CDS encoding DEAD/DEAH box helicase, translating into MAAVLPVSAADTAPPDLTLAALGVAPPLATAAASIGWHTATPIQAQALPAALQGRDVLGLAPTGTGKTAAYLLPLLQRLLGEPGVLTQRPRPLRALVLAPTRELAAQIAADVQALAPELRTVVAVGGLSINPQMMALRGGAHLVVATPGRLLDLLEHRALQLRELRCLVLDEADRLLDLGFADEMARLRAALPERHQTLLFSATLPAGVATLAADALRIDLRHPADDGADGRLAPPLPQQVPQRAIVVSTAQRTPLLRHLMASEGWQRVLVFVATQYATEHVADKLRRAGIAAEPLHGQLSQGRRAQVLADFHQRRLNVLVATDLAARGIHIDQLEVVVNHDLPRSATDHVHRIGRTGRLGASAEAPGLAVSFICADAPGSEAHFRLIEKRQGQRVAREQVPGFEPETVAAPTAADPNGGVKGRRKSKKDKLREAAAAEAAAAAAAPKARRR; encoded by the coding sequence GTGGCTGCTGTACTCCCAGTGTCCGCGGCGGACACCGCACCGCCTGATCTCACCCTGGCCGCGCTGGGCGTGGCTCCACCGCTGGCCACCGCGGCGGCGTCGATCGGCTGGCACACGGCCACGCCGATCCAGGCGCAGGCCCTGCCCGCCGCCCTGCAAGGGCGCGACGTGCTGGGCCTGGCGCCCACCGGCACGGGCAAGACCGCCGCCTACCTGCTGCCGCTGCTGCAGCGCCTGCTCGGCGAGCCCGGCGTGCTGACGCAACGCCCGCGACCGCTGCGCGCGCTGGTGCTGGCGCCCACGCGCGAGCTGGCCGCGCAGATTGCCGCGGACGTGCAGGCGCTGGCGCCCGAGCTGCGCACGGTGGTGGCGGTGGGCGGCCTGTCGATCAACCCGCAGATGATGGCGCTGCGAGGCGGTGCCCACCTGGTGGTGGCCACGCCCGGGCGGCTGCTGGACCTGCTGGAGCACCGCGCGCTGCAACTGCGCGAGCTGCGCTGCCTGGTGCTCGACGAGGCGGACCGGCTGCTCGACCTCGGCTTTGCCGACGAGATGGCCCGCCTGCGCGCGGCCCTGCCCGAGCGCCACCAGACCCTGCTGTTCAGCGCCACGCTGCCTGCGGGCGTGGCGACGCTGGCTGCCGATGCGCTGCGCATCGACCTGCGCCATCCCGCTGATGACGGGGCCGACGGGCGTTTGGCGCCGCCTTTGCCACAACAGGTGCCCCAGCGCGCCATCGTCGTGTCGACCGCCCAGCGCACGCCGCTGCTGCGCCACCTGATGGCCAGCGAGGGCTGGCAGCGCGTGCTGGTCTTCGTGGCCACGCAGTACGCCACCGAGCACGTGGCGGACAAGCTGCGCCGCGCTGGCATCGCGGCCGAGCCGCTGCACGGCCAGCTCAGCCAGGGCCGGCGCGCCCAGGTGCTGGCCGATTTCCATCAGCGCCGCCTGAACGTGCTGGTGGCCACCGACCTGGCCGCGCGCGGCATCCACATCGACCAGCTGGAGGTGGTGGTCAACCACGACCTGCCTCGCTCAGCGACCGACCACGTCCACCGCATTGGCCGCACCGGCCGCCTGGGCGCCAGCGCCGAGGCCCCGGGCCTGGCGGTGAGCTTCATCTGCGCGGATGCGCCGGGCAGCGAGGCCCACTTCCGCCTGATCGAGAAGCGCCAGGGCCAGCGCGTGGCGCGCGAGCAGGTGCCGGGCTTCGAGCCCGAGACGGTGGCAGCGCCCACCGCTGCGGACCCGAACGGCGGCGTGAAGGGCCGGCGCAAGAGCAAGAAGGACAAGCTGCGCGAGGCCGCCGCGGCCGAGGCTGCGGCCGCTGCCGCAGCACCGAAGGCGCGCCGCCGCTGA
- a CDS encoding FmdB family zinc ribbon protein, which translates to MPIFEYACQDCSHAFETLVRSDTVPACPRCHSTRLEKLLSVPAKPMGQDAAPALPPGCGGCGQAAGGGCPMMQ; encoded by the coding sequence ATGCCCATCTTCGAATACGCCTGCCAGGACTGCAGCCACGCCTTCGAAACCCTGGTCCGCTCGGACACCGTGCCGGCCTGCCCGCGATGCCACTCGACCCGGCTCGAGAAGCTGCTGTCCGTGCCCGCCAAGCCGATGGGCCAGGACGCTGCGCCGGCCCTGCCGCCCGGTTGCGGGGGCTGCGGCCAGGCGGCCGGCGGCGGCTGCCCGATGATGCAGTGA
- a CDS encoding aldehyde dehydrogenase, with translation MATTTPSWAERAAALVPDGRCLIDGQRRDAANGATFAKHSPIDARLLGAVARGQAADIDAAVASARAAFEDGRWARRAPAARKKVLQAFADKILAAKDELALLETLDMGKPIQFARTMDVPAAARCIQWYAEAIDKVYDEIAPTGPNALALITREAMGVIGCIVPWNYPMIMAAWKLGPALATGNSVVLKPSEKSPYTALRLAELAIEAGLPPGVFNVVPGFGHEAGEALALHPQVDAIGFTGSTRTGRRMLDYAARSNLKRVYNELGGKSAFLVFPDFEDLPRAAKTLAESMFFNQGESCNAPSRVLVHEDIADRFVELLASHAPAWQPADPLAPSTVMGALVDETQLRTVLGYIDAGREQGARCVVGGHQARAETGGYYVEPTVFDGVDPAMKIAQEEIFGPVTSVIRFKDEAQAIAIANGTPYGLQASVWSDHLNRAHRVARALRAGTVHVNQYDEDDITVPFGGYKQSGNGRDKSLHAFDKYTELKTTWVRIDD, from the coding sequence ATGGCCACCACGACCCCGAGCTGGGCCGAGCGTGCCGCGGCGCTGGTGCCCGATGGCCGCTGCCTGATCGACGGCCAGCGCCGCGACGCCGCCAACGGCGCCACCTTTGCCAAGCACTCGCCCATCGACGCCCGCCTGCTCGGTGCGGTCGCGCGTGGCCAGGCCGCCGACATCGACGCCGCGGTCGCCAGTGCCCGCGCCGCCTTTGAGGATGGCCGCTGGGCGCGCCGGGCGCCGGCGGCACGCAAGAAGGTGCTGCAGGCCTTCGCCGACAAGATCCTGGCGGCCAAGGACGAACTCGCCCTGCTGGAGACGCTGGACATGGGCAAGCCCATCCAGTTCGCCCGCACGATGGACGTGCCCGCCGCCGCCCGCTGCATCCAGTGGTACGCCGAGGCGATCGACAAGGTCTACGACGAGATTGCGCCCACCGGGCCGAACGCGCTGGCACTGATCACCCGTGAGGCGATGGGCGTGATCGGCTGCATCGTGCCCTGGAACTACCCGATGATCATGGCGGCCTGGAAGCTCGGCCCTGCCCTGGCCACCGGCAACTCGGTGGTGCTCAAGCCCAGCGAGAAGTCGCCGTACACCGCACTGCGCCTGGCCGAGCTGGCCATCGAGGCCGGGCTGCCGCCGGGCGTCTTCAACGTCGTGCCGGGCTTTGGCCACGAGGCCGGCGAGGCGCTGGCGCTGCACCCGCAGGTGGACGCCATCGGCTTCACCGGCTCCACCCGCACCGGCCGGCGCATGCTGGATTACGCGGCGCGCTCCAACCTCAAGCGGGTCTACAACGAGCTGGGCGGCAAGAGCGCCTTCCTCGTCTTCCCGGACTTCGAGGACCTGCCCCGCGCCGCCAAGACCCTGGCCGAGTCGATGTTCTTCAACCAGGGTGAAAGCTGCAACGCGCCCTCGCGCGTGCTGGTGCACGAGGACATTGCCGACCGCTTCGTCGAGCTGCTGGCCTCCCACGCCCCGGCCTGGCAACCGGCCGACCCGCTGGCGCCCAGCACCGTGATGGGCGCGCTGGTCGACGAGACCCAGCTGCGCACCGTGCTGGGTTACATCGACGCGGGTCGCGAGCAGGGCGCCCGCTGTGTGGTCGGTGGCCACCAGGCGCGTGCCGAGACGGGCGGCTACTACGTCGAGCCCACCGTGTTCGACGGCGTGGACCCGGCCATGAAGATCGCCCAGGAGGAGATCTTCGGCCCGGTGACCTCGGTGATTCGTTTCAAGGACGAGGCGCAGGCAATCGCGATCGCCAACGGCACCCCCTATGGCCTGCAGGCCAGCGTGTGGAGCGACCACCTCAACCGCGCCCACCGCGTGGCCCGCGCGCTGCGCGCCGGCACCGTGCACGTCAACCAGTACGACGAGGACGACATCACCGTGCCCTTCGGCGGCTACAAGCAGAGCGGCAACGGGCGCGACAAGAGCCTGCATGCATTCGACAAGTACACCGAGCTGAAGACCACCTGGGTCCGCATCGATGACTGA
- a CDS encoding LiaI-LiaF-like domain-containing protein has product MHTTTASLAPATRPIARQATLGIAAIGIGLLALADNLQLTDLRLLHTFWPMALVLLGLGKLFGSRHGGLRIGGPALVIVGSLLTAGHLGMLPALHLRQWWPLLPIGAGVLLLLRTWRPQR; this is encoded by the coding sequence ATGCACACCACCACCGCCTCCCTCGCCCCGGCAACGCGCCCCATCGCGCGCCAAGCAACGCTCGGCATCGCCGCCATCGGCATCGGCCTGCTGGCGCTGGCGGACAACCTGCAGCTGACGGACCTGCGGCTGCTGCACACCTTCTGGCCGATGGCGCTGGTGCTGCTTGGCCTGGGCAAGCTCTTCGGCAGCCGGCATGGCGGCCTGCGGATCGGGGGCCCTGCGCTGGTGATCGTCGGCAGCCTGCTGACCGCCGGCCACCTTGGCATGCTCCCCGCGCTGCACCTGCGGCAGTGGTGGCCGCTGCTGCCGATCGGGGCGGGCGTCCTCCTGCTGCTGCGCACCTGGCGCCCACAGCGCTGA
- a CDS encoding DMT family transporter: MQHPVPWLAYASLAASMALVGSYVGLSKLLVALFPIFLLAWLRFGIAAVAMAGWVRRPSNEPPLDVRHRRLLFWESFLGNFLFSICMLYGVALSTALAAGVIMAALPGAVALLSRLFLKERIAPRVLAGIACAVGGIALVSLSKAPPGATGAGAAPSAWLGNLLLLGAVFCEASYVVIGKQLTGHIGPKRISALVNLWGLALVTPLGLWQALSFDFGQIGTPTWALLLFYALAASMVTVWLWMTGLRHVPAAQAGVFTVMLPLSAAAVGVGFLGEAVSRAQGAAFALALAGVVLATWPGRAARRDGS; encoded by the coding sequence ATGCAGCACCCCGTTCCCTGGCTCGCCTACGCGAGCCTGGCGGCCAGCATGGCGCTGGTGGGCTCCTACGTCGGTCTGTCCAAGCTGCTGGTCGCCCTCTTCCCGATCTTCCTGCTCGCTTGGCTGCGCTTCGGCATCGCCGCCGTGGCGATGGCTGGGTGGGTGCGCCGGCCGAGCAATGAGCCGCCGCTGGACGTCCGCCACCGCCGCCTGCTGTTCTGGGAGAGCTTCCTCGGCAACTTCCTGTTCTCGATCTGCATGCTCTACGGCGTGGCGCTGTCCACCGCGTTGGCCGCGGGGGTGATCATGGCGGCGCTGCCGGGCGCGGTGGCGCTGCTGTCGCGCCTGTTCCTGAAGGAGCGCATCGCCCCGCGCGTGCTGGCCGGCATCGCCTGCGCGGTGGGCGGCATCGCGCTGGTCTCGCTCAGCAAGGCGCCGCCCGGCGCCACCGGGGCGGGCGCAGCGCCTTCGGCCTGGCTGGGCAACCTGCTGCTGCTGGGAGCGGTGTTCTGCGAGGCCAGCTACGTCGTCATCGGCAAGCAGCTCACCGGCCACATCGGCCCCAAGCGCATCAGCGCGCTGGTCAACCTCTGGGGCCTGGCGCTGGTCACCCCGCTGGGGCTGTGGCAGGCGCTGAGCTTTGACTTCGGCCAGATCGGCACTCCCACCTGGGCCCTGCTGCTGTTCTACGCCCTGGCCGCCAGCATGGTCACCGTGTGGCTGTGGATGACCGGCCTGCGCCATGTGCCGGCCGCGCAGGCGGGCGTCTTCACCGTGATGCTGCCGCTGTCTGCTGCAGCGGTGGGCGTGGGCTTCCTGGGGGAGGCGGTCAGCCGCGCGCAGGGCGCCGCGTTTGCGCTGGCACTCGCAGGGGTGGTGCTGGCCACTTGGCCGGGGCGGGCGGCCCGCCGGGATGGCTCATGA
- a CDS encoding LOG family protein has translation MTPPNKNPAEHRTDTAVELTARNFPSAHEEAQALKAPSRYAGPESAYRLAFTDDAFLLREELRPVRMQLELLKPELVQAELGIESTIVIFGSARILSPEAADAALLAAQANQGDPGDESTVRRTQMQQHMSRFYDEARRFAALVTERSRTLETPIYVVTGGGPGIMEAGNRGAHEVGGKSIGLNIVLPHEQEPNAFITPELCFQFHYFALRKMHFLMRSIALVCFPGGFGTLDELFETMTLVQTGKSRRRPILLFGREFWTRLINFDWLIETGMISPGDVNLFHFVETAEDAWRCLADHYGFDLPETRTGEFADYI, from the coding sequence ATGACGCCCCCGAACAAGAACCCCGCCGAACACCGCACCGACACCGCGGTCGAACTGACCGCCCGCAATTTCCCCTCCGCACACGAGGAGGCGCAGGCGCTCAAGGCGCCATCGCGCTACGCCGGGCCGGAGAGTGCCTACCGCCTGGCCTTCACCGACGACGCTTTCCTGCTGCGCGAGGAGCTGCGCCCGGTGCGCATGCAGCTCGAACTCCTCAAGCCCGAGCTGGTGCAGGCCGAGCTGGGCATCGAGTCCACCATCGTGATCTTCGGCAGCGCGCGCATCCTCTCGCCCGAGGCGGCCGATGCGGCGCTGCTGGCCGCCCAGGCCAATCAGGGTGACCCGGGTGACGAGTCGACGGTGCGGCGCACGCAGATGCAACAGCACATGAGCCGCTTCTACGACGAGGCGCGGCGCTTTGCCGCGCTGGTGACGGAGCGCTCGCGCACGCTGGAGACGCCGATCTACGTCGTCACCGGCGGCGGCCCCGGCATCATGGAAGCCGGCAACCGTGGTGCGCACGAGGTGGGCGGCAAGAGCATCGGCCTGAACATCGTGCTGCCGCACGAGCAGGAGCCCAACGCCTTCATCACGCCTGAACTGTGCTTCCAGTTCCACTACTTCGCGCTGCGCAAGATGCACTTCCTGATGCGCAGCATCGCGCTGGTGTGCTTCCCGGGCGGCTTCGGCACGCTCGACGAGTTGTTCGAGACCATGACCCTGGTGCAGACCGGCAAGTCCCGCCGCCGCCCCATCCTGCTGTTCGGGCGCGAGTTCTGGACCCGCCTGATCAACTTCGACTGGCTCATCGAGACCGGCATGATCAGCCCGGGCGATGTGAACCTGTTCCACTTCGTCGAGACGGCCGAGGACGCCTGGCGCTGCCTGGCCGATCACTACGGCTTCGACCTGCCGGAGACGAGGACCGGTGAATTCGCCGACTACATCTGA
- a CDS encoding MFS transporter has translation MTAVFFAYAIGLGLWAGSIPVLMRHAGLDVTGLGLALTLHTAAYIAAMAGGGQLARIVSPRRLMQAALLANVPCFGLVFSAPSAPGLTVALVAMGLSAGLLDLAMNTEATAIEREMRRPVLLGMHAAASAAFGIGALAGSLIATQAGPQVCALLVAGVNLPVALAVHRLGPRLDAAVPPLATPRQGGAVRGVLLIGIVLGLTIAGEMAAQMWSARFLERQAGELAAFAGAGATFFAGFQAVVRLAGDRLRQRFGDRRVILLSLAIAAAGFATVATSHWFVQSLLGFALVGLGTACVVPCCFALIARRSAHRAAAALGSASLVAGALRLPAPLALGAAAATWSEAHAFAGVAVGMLVALWLARPASEEPAAH, from the coding sequence GTGACCGCGGTGTTTTTCGCCTATGCCATCGGCCTGGGCCTGTGGGCCGGGTCGATCCCGGTGCTGATGCGGCACGCGGGCCTCGACGTCACCGGGCTCGGGCTGGCCCTGACGCTGCACACGGCGGCCTACATCGCCGCGATGGCCGGCGGCGGGCAGCTGGCGCGCATCGTCTCGCCGCGGCGGCTGATGCAGGCGGCGCTGCTGGCCAACGTGCCCTGCTTCGGCCTGGTGTTCTCCGCCCCCTCGGCGCCGGGGCTGACCGTGGCGCTGGTCGCCATGGGCCTGAGCGCCGGCCTGCTCGACCTGGCGATGAACACCGAGGCCACCGCCATCGAGCGCGAGATGCGCCGCCCGGTGCTGCTGGGCATGCACGCAGCCGCATCGGCCGCCTTTGGCATCGGTGCGCTGGCGGGCAGCCTGATCGCGACGCAGGCCGGCCCCCAGGTCTGTGCCCTGCTCGTGGCCGGGGTCAACCTGCCGGTCGCGCTGGCCGTGCACCGGCTCGGGCCGCGCTTGGACGCCGCCGTGCCCCCGCTGGCCACGCCGCGCCAGGGCGGCGCGGTGCGCGGCGTCCTGCTGATCGGCATCGTGCTCGGGCTGACCATCGCGGGCGAGATGGCGGCTCAGATGTGGTCGGCGCGCTTCCTCGAACGCCAGGCCGGCGAGCTGGCGGCCTTTGCCGGCGCGGGGGCCACCTTCTTCGCCGGCTTCCAGGCCGTGGTGCGGCTGGCCGGTGACCGGCTGCGGCAGCGCTTTGGCGACCGTCGTGTGATCCTGCTGTCGCTGGCCATCGCCGCCGCCGGTTTCGCAACGGTGGCCACTTCCCACTGGTTCGTGCAGAGCCTGCTCGGCTTCGCGCTGGTGGGGCTGGGCACCGCCTGCGTGGTGCCCTGCTGCTTTGCGCTGATCGCCAGGCGGTCTGCCCACCGCGCTGCCGCGGCGCTGGGCAGTGCGTCGCTGGTCGCCGGGGCGCTGCGCCTGCCAGCGCCGCTGGCACTCGGCGCGGCGGCGGCCACCTGGTCGGAGGCGCATGCCTTTGCCGGCGTGGCGGTGGGGATGCTCGTCGCGCTGTGGCTGGCCCGGCCGGCATCGGAGGAACCCGCGGCGCATTGA
- a CDS encoding sulfatase family protein: MTASRPNIVFIVADDLGFADLGCYGGREAEFGPVSPVLDRLAANGLKLTQGYSNSPVCSPTRFAMITGRWQYRLRGAADEPINSRSKGSSTLGLPPEHPTLPSLLQASGYRTALIGKWHLGYPPHFSPLKSGYDEFFGPMSGGVDYFSHCSNTGQHDLYFGEEEQHSEGYLTDLLSRRACEWVQRPSEQPFFLSLHYTAPHWPWETRDDAAIVDDVRANLFHLHGGNIHTYRRMIHHMDEGIGWLVEALRESGQLDNTLIVFTSDNGGERFSDNWPLVGGKMDLTEGGIRVPWIAHWPAVIAPGGVSPQHCLTMDWSATMLDAAGVAADPAHPLDGVSLLGVLRAPSATFRRPLYWRMNHRGQRALRDGDWKYLRVDGHDYLFNLPADERERANHATREPERLAALRADWEAWNATMPPIPDDATVSLGYGAKDMPQR, from the coding sequence ATGACCGCCTCCCGCCCGAACATTGTCTTCATCGTCGCCGACGACCTCGGCTTCGCCGACCTGGGCTGCTACGGCGGCCGCGAGGCCGAGTTCGGCCCCGTCTCCCCGGTGCTCGACCGCCTGGCCGCCAACGGCCTGAAGCTCACCCAGGGCTACTCCAACTCCCCCGTGTGCTCGCCCACCCGCTTCGCGATGATCACCGGCCGCTGGCAGTACCGCCTGCGTGGCGCGGCCGACGAGCCGATCAACAGCAGGAGCAAGGGCAGCAGCACCCTGGGCCTGCCGCCCGAGCACCCCACGCTGCCCTCGCTGCTCCAGGCCAGCGGTTACCGCACCGCGCTGATCGGCAAGTGGCACCTGGGCTATCCGCCGCACTTCAGCCCGCTGAAGTCGGGCTACGACGAGTTCTTCGGCCCGATGTCGGGCGGCGTCGACTACTTCAGCCACTGCAGCAACACCGGCCAGCACGATCTCTACTTCGGCGAGGAGGAGCAGCACTCCGAGGGCTACCTGACCGACCTGCTGTCGCGCCGCGCCTGCGAGTGGGTGCAACGGCCGAGCGAGCAACCGTTCTTCCTCAGCCTGCACTACACCGCGCCGCACTGGCCCTGGGAGACGCGCGACGACGCGGCCATCGTCGACGACGTCCGTGCCAACCTGTTCCACCTGCACGGCGGCAACATCCACACCTACCGCCGCATGATCCACCACATGGATGAGGGCATCGGCTGGCTGGTCGAGGCACTGCGCGAGAGCGGCCAGCTCGACAACACGCTGATCGTCTTCACCAGCGACAACGGCGGCGAGCGCTTCTCCGACAACTGGCCGTTGGTGGGCGGCAAGATGGACCTGACCGAGGGCGGCATCCGCGTGCCCTGGATCGCCCACTGGCCGGCCGTCATCGCCCCGGGCGGCGTGAGCCCGCAGCACTGCCTGACGATGGACTGGTCGGCCACCATGCTCGATGCCGCTGGCGTGGCCGCCGACCCGGCACACCCGCTGGACGGCGTGTCGTTGCTGGGCGTGCTGCGCGCGCCCTCGGCCACCTTCCGGCGCCCCCTGTACTGGCGCATGAACCACCGCGGCCAGCGCGCACTGCGCGACGGCGATTGGAAGTACCTGCGCGTGGACGGGCACGACTACCTGTTCAACCTGCCTGCCGACGAGCGCGAGCGCGCCAACCACGCCACCCGCGAGCCCGAGCGGCTGGCCGCGCTGCGTGCTGACTGGGAGGCCTGGAACGCGACGATGCCGCCGATCCCGGACGATGCCACCGTCAGCCTGGGTTACGGCGCCAAGGACATGCCGCAACGGTAG
- the rocF gene encoding arginase: protein MSPLVSRAVSLIGAPTDIGASVRGASMGPEALRVAQLKERLEAHGLDVADRGNLTGPANPWQPPVEGYRHLAEVAAWNRAVRDAVAAELAAERLPILLGGDHCLAIGSIAAVAQHCRARGKRLRVLWLDAHADFNTSAITPSGNLHGMPVACLCGHGPAELLALAQHADGAPALSPKQIRQIGIRSVDALEKRFVHAQDLDVFDMRYIDEMGMRHAMELALATLDAHTHLHVSFDVDFLDPGIAPGVGTTVPGGPTYREAQLCMEMIADSGRLASLDIVELNPALDLRNQTADLAVDLVESLFGKSTLMRKGARG from the coding sequence ATGAGTCCGCTCGTTTCCCGCGCCGTCAGCCTGATCGGCGCGCCCACCGACATCGGCGCCAGCGTGCGCGGCGCCTCGATGGGGCCCGAGGCGCTGCGGGTGGCGCAGCTCAAGGAGCGGCTCGAAGCCCACGGGCTGGACGTGGCCGACCGCGGCAACCTCACCGGCCCGGCCAACCCCTGGCAGCCGCCGGTGGAGGGCTACCGCCACCTGGCCGAGGTGGCGGCCTGGAACCGGGCGGTGCGGGACGCGGTGGCCGCCGAGCTGGCGGCCGAGCGCCTGCCGATCCTGCTCGGCGGTGACCACTGCCTGGCGATCGGTTCCATCGCCGCGGTGGCGCAGCACTGCCGCGCGCGCGGCAAGCGCCTGCGCGTGCTCTGGCTGGACGCCCATGCCGACTTCAACACCAGCGCCATCACCCCCAGCGGGAACCTCCACGGCATGCCGGTGGCCTGCCTCTGCGGCCATGGGCCGGCCGAGCTGCTGGCGCTGGCGCAGCATGCGGATGGCGCCCCGGCGCTGAGCCCGAAGCAGATCCGCCAGATCGGCATCCGCAGCGTCGATGCGCTGGAGAAGCGCTTCGTGCACGCCCAGGACCTCGACGTGTTCGACATGCGCTACATCGACGAGATGGGCATGCGCCACGCGATGGAGCTGGCCCTGGCCACGCTGGACGCCCACACGCACCTGCACGTCAGCTTCGATGTCGACTTCCTCGACCCCGGCATCGCGCCCGGCGTGGGCACCACCGTGCCTGGCGGGCCGACCTACCGCGAGGCGCAGCTGTGCATGGAGATGATCGCCGACAGCGGCCGGCTCGCCAGCCTGGACATCGTCGAGCTCAACCCGGCGCTCGACCTGCGCAACCAGACCGCCGACCTGGCGGTGGACCTGGTGGAAAGCCTGTTCGGCAAGAGCACGCTGATGCGCAAGGGTGCGCGCGGCTGA
- a CDS encoding FMN-binding negative transcriptional regulator, whose product MYLPTHFAETRSETLQRILREHPLGALVTTAGPEGLDADHLPFEFDPTTGTQGTLCAHVARANPLWQRCAEGSPVLVIFRGAQGYISPSWYPSKHEAHRQVPTWNYEVVHAHGTLHLHDDERWLRGLLARLTRRHEAGEPLPWKMGDAPTDYLDAMLRHIVGIEVRITSLVGKSKLSQNKEARDRQNAADTLDARGQAALARSMREAG is encoded by the coding sequence ATGTACCTGCCCACCCACTTTGCCGAGACCCGCAGCGAGACGCTGCAGCGCATCCTGCGTGAGCACCCGCTGGGTGCGTTGGTCACCACCGCCGGGCCCGAAGGGCTGGACGCGGACCACCTGCCCTTCGAATTCGACCCCACCACGGGTACGCAGGGCACGCTGTGCGCCCATGTGGCCCGCGCCAACCCGCTGTGGCAGCGCTGCGCCGAGGGGTCGCCGGTGCTGGTGATCTTCCGCGGCGCGCAGGGCTACATCTCGCCCAGCTGGTACCCGAGCAAGCACGAGGCGCACCGGCAGGTGCCGACCTGGAACTACGAGGTGGTGCACGCCCACGGCACGCTGCACCTGCACGACGACGAGCGCTGGCTGCGCGGCCTGCTCGCACGCCTGACCCGGCGCCACGAGGCCGGCGAGCCACTGCCCTGGAAGATGGGCGATGCCCCCACCGACTACCTGGATGCGATGCTGCGCCACATCGTCGGCATCGAGGTGCGCATCACCTCCCTGGTCGGCAAGTCCAAGCTCAGCCAGAACAAGGAAGCGCGCGACCGCCAGAACGCCGCCGACACGCTGGATGCGCGGGGGCAGGCCGCGCTGGCCCGCTCGATGCGCGAGGCCGGCTGA